The proteins below come from a single Catenulispora sp. MAP5-51 genomic window:
- a CDS encoding DUF5925 domain-containing protein: MTLPRQRPQGPAIHPAPDPDGHPPAPDRRTTSDPANHPASDPTSDPGGRLPFRVTIDDSDTPYDVVDALLLTPFTTGLQPHARHARLDALREDATLVPAEGTVLRSVVEDKRESCLTAGTGWTARSVRWSSGGGEVTVVAETPELAAKILEQATDGVAAEEEPEEEKVSVGFWYAAPQRGPYRTVRTITAEPWESVRQNYSATAAAAMDKLMAVRRTEAAGRMILLHGAPGTGKTTALRTLAREWRDWCQVDYVLDPDALFSSPGYLMEVAMGVEYHGHGEDEENRRRWRLLLLEDCDELIRGEAKATSGQALSRLLNLTDGLLGQGRDVLVAITTNENLASLHPAVIRPGRCLAQIEVGPLPRAEALAWLDREGTDPSRVAAARLGRAGHGSGGPIGGVTLAELIAARDGNEPVASAGDDSGTGLYL, translated from the coding sequence ATGACGCTGCCCCGCCAGCGCCCTCAGGGGCCTGCCATCCACCCGGCTCCCGACCCCGACGGACACCCGCCGGCACCGGACAGGCGCACCACAAGCGACCCCGCGAACCACCCCGCAAGCGACCCCACGAGCGACCCCGGAGGCCGACTGCCCTTCCGGGTCACGATCGACGACTCCGACACCCCCTACGACGTGGTCGACGCGCTGCTGCTGACCCCGTTCACCACCGGCCTGCAGCCGCACGCCCGCCACGCCCGCCTGGACGCGCTGCGCGAGGACGCGACCCTGGTCCCGGCCGAGGGCACGGTTCTGCGCTCGGTGGTCGAGGACAAGCGCGAGTCCTGCCTGACCGCCGGGACCGGCTGGACCGCGCGCTCGGTGCGCTGGTCCAGCGGCGGCGGCGAGGTCACAGTGGTCGCCGAGACCCCGGAGCTGGCGGCCAAGATCCTGGAGCAGGCGACCGACGGCGTCGCGGCCGAGGAGGAGCCGGAGGAGGAGAAGGTCTCCGTCGGCTTCTGGTACGCCGCGCCGCAGCGCGGTCCCTACCGCACGGTCCGCACCATCACGGCCGAACCGTGGGAGTCCGTCCGCCAGAACTACTCGGCCACGGCCGCCGCGGCCATGGACAAGCTGATGGCGGTCCGCCGCACCGAGGCCGCCGGCCGCATGATCCTGCTGCACGGCGCCCCCGGCACCGGCAAGACCACCGCGCTTCGCACCCTGGCGCGAGAGTGGCGCGACTGGTGCCAGGTCGACTACGTCCTGGACCCCGACGCCCTGTTCTCCTCCCCCGGCTACCTCATGGAGGTCGCGATGGGCGTGGAGTACCACGGCCACGGCGAGGACGAGGAGAACCGCCGCCGCTGGCGCCTGCTGCTGCTGGAGGACTGCGACGAGCTGATCCGCGGCGAGGCCAAGGCCACCAGCGGCCAGGCCCTGTCCCGGCTGCTGAACCTCACCGACGGCCTGCTCGGGCAGGGCCGCGACGTCCTGGTCGCGATCACCACCAACGAGAACCTGGCCAGCCTGCACCCGGCGGTCATAAGGCCCGGGCGCTGCCTGGCGCAGATCGAGGTCGGCCCGCTCCCCCGCGCCGAGGCCCTGGCCTGGCTGGACCGCGAGGGCACCGATCCGTCCCGGGTCGCCGCCGCGCGCCTGGGGCGCGCCGGCCACGGCTCCGGCGGCCCGATCGGCGGGGTGACGCTGGCCGAGCTGATCGCGGCCCGCGACGGGAACGAGCCGGTCGCCTCGGCGGGCGACGACAGCGGGACGGGGCTGTATCTGTAG
- a CDS encoding Na+/H+ antiporter produces MTAQHLLFLLGVPFFSVVVSAIARRFDVNGPLVLVGVGLLVSVAPFIPDYTLEPEFVLMILLPPLLYQAAVETSVPSLRENWSAVLILSVGMVLVTTILTGFAMHWLIPDLPLPVAFVLGAVLGPPDTVAAISIAKRLGLPRRTVDVLVGEGLFNDATALTAFRIALAAAVGETVTVFDAVGRFVGSAAGGIVIGAVVAMLWDPIRFRMRDPRAESAISLILPFVVYITAEAVHVSGVMGVVILGLYLGHRRVRAGYATRMLDTALWDVIVEILESTVFALIGLQLIPILRDVDQWSAWQLIGYGLAAFAIVVVARFGGVFTFGYIGRFLLHHMRRGGALEPPPAQTQRPRILFVVGWAGMRGVVSLAAAAAIPLTDNQGAPLPDRELVQFLTLFVVLATLIVQGLTLPPLIRRLGVEAKDEEREDAFAYCSAMGTAANAGLARLDELEATLPDPAVDRMRGQAQWRGERAKKYAMQVASGSPSASAAAVDDARRSMLDAERAAIEHLRDMREINDDVYRRVLHQLDLEEAYMERR; encoded by the coding sequence ATGACGGCGCAACACCTTCTGTTCCTTTTGGGCGTCCCGTTCTTTTCCGTCGTGGTGTCCGCGATCGCGCGGCGGTTCGACGTCAACGGCCCGCTGGTGCTCGTGGGCGTCGGGCTGCTGGTGTCCGTCGCGCCGTTCATCCCCGACTACACGCTCGAGCCCGAGTTCGTGCTGATGATCCTGCTGCCGCCGCTGCTGTACCAGGCGGCGGTGGAGACCTCGGTGCCTTCGCTGCGCGAGAACTGGTCGGCGGTGCTGATCCTGTCGGTCGGGATGGTGCTGGTCACCACGATCCTCACCGGGTTCGCGATGCACTGGCTGATCCCGGACCTGCCGCTGCCGGTGGCCTTCGTCCTGGGCGCGGTGCTCGGACCGCCCGACACGGTCGCTGCGATCTCCATCGCCAAACGGTTGGGACTGCCGCGGCGGACGGTCGACGTCCTGGTCGGTGAAGGGCTGTTCAACGACGCGACCGCGCTGACCGCGTTCCGGATCGCGCTGGCCGCCGCGGTGGGGGAGACGGTCACGGTCTTCGACGCGGTCGGCCGGTTCGTGGGCTCGGCGGCCGGCGGCATAGTGATCGGCGCGGTGGTGGCGATGCTCTGGGACCCGATCCGCTTCCGGATGCGCGATCCGCGCGCCGAGAGCGCCATCTCGCTGATACTGCCGTTCGTCGTCTACATCACCGCCGAGGCGGTGCACGTGTCCGGGGTGATGGGCGTCGTCATCCTCGGGCTCTACCTCGGCCACCGCCGGGTCCGCGCCGGCTATGCCACGCGCATGCTGGACACCGCGTTGTGGGACGTGATCGTGGAGATCCTGGAGTCCACGGTCTTCGCGCTGATCGGCCTGCAGCTGATCCCGATCCTGCGGGACGTGGACCAGTGGAGCGCCTGGCAGCTGATCGGCTACGGATTGGCGGCCTTCGCGATCGTGGTGGTGGCGCGTTTCGGCGGGGTCTTCACGTTCGGCTACATCGGCCGTTTCCTGCTGCACCACATGCGCCGCGGCGGAGCGCTCGAGCCACCGCCGGCCCAGACGCAGCGGCCGAGGATCCTGTTCGTGGTCGGCTGGGCCGGCATGCGCGGCGTGGTCTCCCTGGCCGCGGCGGCGGCCATCCCGCTGACCGACAACCAAGGAGCACCGCTGCCGGACCGCGAACTCGTCCAGTTCCTGACCCTGTTCGTGGTGCTGGCGACCCTCATCGTCCAGGGCCTGACCCTGCCGCCGTTGATCCGGCGGCTCGGCGTCGAGGCGAAGGACGAGGAGCGCGAGGACGCCTTCGCCTACTGCAGCGCGATGGGCACCGCCGCCAACGCGGGCCTGGCGCGCCTGGACGAGCTGGAGGCCACGCTCCCCGACCCGGCCGTGGACCGGATGCGGGGCCAGGCGCAGTGGCGCGGCGAGCGGGCGAAGAAGTACGCGATGCAGGTGGCCTCCGGCAGCCCGAGCGCCAGCGCGGCGGCGGTCGACGACGCGCGGCGCTCGATGCTGGACGCCGAGCGTGCGGCGATCGAGCATTTGCGGGACATGCGCGAGATCAACGACGACGTCTACCGGAGGGTCCTGCACCAGTTGGACCTCGAAGAGGCCTACATGGAGCGGCGATAG
- a CDS encoding NRAMP family divalent metal transporter, with amino-acid sequence MTTATLNSEIRETHHGAVLDDAHVGDIKGAFGTIKLGDHDARTGLSAKLKTLLAIVGPGLIVMVGDNDAGAFATYGQAGHDYGTKLLWTLLLLVPVLYVNQEMVLRLGAVTGVGHARLIFERFGKFWGAFSVIDLFILNALTLVTEFIGITLATSYLGLPKVPSVIMAALVIVAAAMSGSFQRFERIALTLCVGSLLLIPISIMAHPSAGTMAHGFVTPVLPGGSGQMATVMLVVIGIVGTTVAPWQLFFQQSYVIDKRITPRFMKYEKADLGLGIVVVVVGAAATIGLGAVAAAHLGGSFTDAADVARGLTVYGGRVLGDMFAVALLDASIIGAFAVSLSTAYAMGDCLKINHSLHRGVKQAKGFYAVYAGIIAFAATIVLVASDHVQGVLTVGVQALAGVLLPSASVYLLLLCVDKEVLGPWVNSRKTTVFTGGVIAVLVALSLVLTGSVLDQNITAGQIEAILAGCLLVALAFGGWLGVKALRAGRVSGAVAVDRSGRDDWRTPPLKELGQVRFSAGTRVGLAVLRTYLAVATVLVAVKLVSMMLGH; translated from the coding sequence ATGACCACGGCCACGCTGAACAGCGAAATCCGCGAGACGCACCACGGCGCAGTGCTTGACGACGCACACGTCGGCGACATCAAAGGTGCGTTCGGCACCATCAAGCTCGGCGACCACGACGCTCGCACCGGCCTGTCGGCCAAGCTCAAGACCCTGCTGGCGATCGTCGGCCCCGGGCTGATCGTGATGGTCGGCGACAACGACGCCGGCGCCTTCGCGACCTACGGCCAGGCCGGCCACGACTACGGCACCAAGCTGCTGTGGACGCTCCTGCTGCTGGTCCCGGTCCTGTACGTGAACCAGGAGATGGTGCTGCGCCTGGGCGCCGTCACCGGCGTCGGGCACGCCCGGCTCATCTTCGAGCGCTTCGGGAAGTTCTGGGGCGCGTTCAGCGTCATCGACCTCTTCATCCTCAATGCCCTGACACTGGTCACCGAATTCATCGGCATCACGCTGGCGACCAGCTACCTGGGCCTGCCGAAGGTGCCGTCGGTCATCATGGCCGCGCTGGTCATCGTGGCGGCCGCGATGAGCGGGTCGTTCCAGCGGTTCGAGCGGATCGCGCTGACGCTGTGCGTGGGCTCGCTGCTGCTGATCCCGATCTCGATCATGGCGCACCCGAGCGCCGGCACCATGGCGCACGGCTTCGTCACCCCGGTCCTGCCCGGCGGCTCGGGCCAGATGGCCACCGTGATGCTGGTCGTGATCGGCATCGTGGGCACCACGGTCGCGCCCTGGCAGCTGTTCTTCCAGCAGAGCTACGTCATCGACAAGCGCATCACCCCGCGCTTCATGAAGTACGAGAAGGCCGACCTGGGCCTGGGCATCGTGGTGGTCGTGGTCGGCGCGGCGGCGACGATCGGCCTGGGCGCGGTGGCCGCGGCCCACCTGGGCGGCTCCTTCACCGACGCCGCCGACGTGGCGCGCGGCCTGACCGTCTACGGCGGCCGGGTCCTGGGCGACATGTTCGCGGTGGCCCTGCTGGACGCCTCGATCATCGGCGCCTTCGCGGTCTCGCTGTCCACCGCCTACGCGATGGGCGACTGCCTGAAGATCAACCACTCCCTGCACCGCGGCGTGAAGCAGGCCAAGGGCTTCTACGCGGTCTACGCCGGCATCATCGCCTTCGCCGCGACCATCGTGCTGGTGGCCAGCGACCACGTGCAGGGCGTGCTGACCGTCGGGGTCCAGGCGCTGGCCGGCGTGCTGCTGCCCTCGGCCTCGGTGTACCTGCTGCTGCTGTGCGTGGACAAGGAAGTCCTCGGGCCCTGGGTCAACAGCCGCAAGACCACCGTGTTCACCGGCGGTGTGATCGCGGTTCTGGTGGCGCTGTCGCTGGTGCTGACCGGCTCGGTCCTGGACCAGAACATCACCGCCGGGCAGATCGAGGCGATCCTCGCCGGCTGCCTGCTGGTCGCGCTGGCGTTCGGCGGCTGGCTGGGCGTCAAGGCCCTGCGAGCCGGCCGGGTGTCAGGGGCCGTGGCCGTCGACCGCTCGGGACGCGACGACTGGCGGACGCCGCCGCTGAAGGAGCTCGGGCAGGTGCGGTTCTCGGCCGGGACGCGCGTCGGGCTGGCCGTCCTGCGGACCTACCTGGCGGTGGCCACGGTGCTGGTGGCGGTCAAGCTGGTCTCGATGATGCTCGGGCACTGA
- a CDS encoding GNAT family N-acetyltransferase, with protein MLKPLAESDADDMAGVLAAPELYTFIGGEPPTVEGLRARYARLAVGRSPDGSQEWVNWIARRVEDGAAVGTVQATVVDDGARADVAWVVGAAWQGRGYAVEAASALVAWLRERGVAEIGANIHPGHAASARVAERIGLAPTGELDDEGEQIWRAQAGTPGEKLDEEPERTEKTR; from the coding sequence GTGCTGAAACCCTTAGCGGAGTCCGACGCCGACGATATGGCGGGGGTACTTGCTGCCCCTGAGCTCTATACGTTCATCGGAGGAGAGCCGCCGACGGTCGAGGGTCTGCGGGCCCGCTATGCGCGGCTGGCGGTAGGGCGTTCGCCCGACGGTTCGCAAGAATGGGTGAACTGGATCGCCCGGCGCGTGGAGGACGGCGCGGCGGTCGGCACCGTGCAGGCGACGGTCGTCGACGACGGCGCGCGCGCCGACGTGGCGTGGGTGGTCGGCGCGGCGTGGCAGGGCCGCGGATACGCCGTCGAGGCGGCGTCGGCGCTGGTCGCCTGGCTGCGGGAGCGGGGCGTGGCGGAGATCGGCGCGAACATCCACCCCGGGCACGCGGCCTCGGCGCGGGTCGCCGAGCGGATCGGCCTGGCCCCGACCGGGGAGCTCGACGACGAGGGCGAGCAGATCTGGCGCGCGCAGGCGGGCACGCCGGGAGAGAAGCTGGACGAGGAACCCGAACGGACGGAGAAGACCCGGTGA
- the map gene encoding type I methionyl aminopeptidase, with product MIELKTPQEIDKMAVTGRFVGETLAELAELAKPGLNLMDLEQRARRRVKERGAVSCYWDYAPSFGRGPFRNVICLSVNDAVLHGLPHKYTLRDGDVLTLDFAVSIDGWVADAARTVIVGTADPEDARLVESTGVALEAAIAAALPGNKLGDISAAIHAVATEYGYPVNMQFGGHGLGHTMHEDPHVANAGRAGRGLVLRPGLTLALEPWWSATSSEIYTDPDGWTLRFQDGSRGSHSEHTIAITEEGPRVLTRVD from the coding sequence GTGATCGAGCTGAAGACGCCGCAGGAGATCGACAAGATGGCGGTCACCGGCCGGTTCGTGGGCGAGACCCTCGCCGAGCTGGCCGAGCTGGCCAAGCCCGGCCTGAACCTGATGGACCTGGAGCAGCGCGCCAGGCGCCGCGTCAAGGAGCGCGGCGCGGTCTCGTGCTACTGGGACTACGCGCCCTCCTTCGGCCGCGGCCCGTTCCGCAACGTCATCTGCCTGTCGGTGAACGACGCCGTCCTGCACGGCCTGCCGCACAAGTACACGCTGCGCGACGGCGACGTCCTGACCCTGGACTTCGCGGTGTCGATCGACGGCTGGGTCGCCGACGCGGCCCGCACGGTGATCGTCGGCACCGCCGACCCGGAGGACGCCCGCCTGGTCGAGTCCACCGGCGTCGCCCTGGAGGCCGCCATCGCCGCCGCGCTCCCGGGCAACAAGCTCGGCGACATCAGCGCGGCCATCCACGCGGTCGCGACCGAGTACGGCTACCCGGTCAACATGCAGTTCGGCGGCCACGGCCTGGGCCACACCATGCACGAGGACCCGCACGTGGCCAACGCCGGCCGGGCCGGCCGTGGCCTGGTCCTGCGCCCGGGGCTGACGCTGGCGCTGGAGCCGTGGTGGTCGGCCACCTCCAGCGAGATCTACACCGACCCCGACGGCTGGACGCTGCGCTTCCAGGACGGCTCGCGCGGCTCGCACTCGGAGCACACCATCGCGATCACGGAGGAGGGCCCGCGGGTGCTGACGCGGGTGGACTGA
- a CDS encoding alpha/beta hydrolase family protein encodes MTTTSSSASQPGFAPGRRAALAGLAALGLGTVVPTLVAAPARAATAPDAAPETASADPVQLTLPAPTGPHKVGNVALHLIDRSRRDPWVPSHPPRELMIGIWYPARDVEGHALVPWLPANAWTAYIQDNAIPSGVLSVPWTHGHDGASADLRGGPRPVLLFSPGSGGDRDTCTTLTEELVSHGYVVVTIDHTHDSAEVEFPDGRVEPRTIPPDTLPINTEAVSVRSADALFVLDQLHAIAAGCNPDVEHRALPHGLAEVLDLSRVGMFGHSMGGATTAWAMLDDRRIRAGINLDGSLYGPVLAAGLNRPFLFMCSQLHDFTDDPTWVQTWSHLRGWHKLLRLADAAHNSYTDLQSLVPEAAAAVGFPPSQVELLIGTIDPVRSVLAARTYVRAYFDRFIRGHDDHLLDRPSPAFPEVEFLA; translated from the coding sequence ATGACTACCACTTCGTCCTCCGCCTCGCAGCCCGGCTTCGCGCCCGGGCGGCGTGCCGCCCTGGCCGGCCTGGCCGCGCTCGGGCTCGGCACCGTCGTCCCGACGCTGGTCGCCGCACCGGCGCGCGCCGCCACCGCTCCCGACGCCGCGCCCGAGACCGCGTCCGCCGACCCCGTTCAGCTGACGCTGCCCGCGCCGACCGGCCCGCACAAGGTCGGGAACGTCGCCCTGCACCTGATCGACCGTTCACGCCGCGACCCGTGGGTGCCCTCGCATCCGCCGCGCGAGCTGATGATCGGCATCTGGTATCCGGCCCGCGACGTCGAGGGCCACGCGCTCGTGCCGTGGCTGCCGGCCAACGCGTGGACGGCGTACATCCAGGACAACGCGATCCCGTCGGGCGTCCTGTCCGTCCCCTGGACGCACGGCCATGACGGCGCATCCGCCGACCTGCGGGGCGGACCGCGTCCGGTACTGCTGTTCTCTCCGGGCTCCGGTGGGGACCGCGACACCTGCACCACGCTCACCGAGGAGCTCGTCAGCCACGGCTATGTCGTCGTCACCATCGACCACACCCACGACAGCGCGGAAGTGGAGTTCCCGGACGGCCGCGTCGAACCGCGCACGATCCCGCCGGACACACTGCCGATCAACACCGAAGCCGTCTCCGTGCGCAGCGCCGACGCCCTGTTCGTCCTGGACCAGCTGCACGCGATCGCCGCCGGCTGCAATCCCGACGTGGAGCACCGCGCGCTGCCGCACGGCCTGGCAGAGGTGCTGGACCTGTCCCGGGTAGGGATGTTCGGGCACTCCATGGGCGGCGCCACCACCGCGTGGGCGATGCTCGACGACCGCCGGATCCGCGCCGGGATCAACCTCGACGGCTCCTTGTACGGCCCGGTGCTGGCGGCGGGGCTGAACCGGCCGTTCCTGTTCATGTGCTCGCAGCTGCACGACTTCACCGACGACCCGACCTGGGTCCAGACGTGGTCGCACCTGCGCGGCTGGCACAAGCTGCTCCGGCTCGCCGACGCCGCGCACAACTCCTACACCGACCTGCAGTCCCTGGTCCCCGAGGCCGCCGCCGCGGTCGGTTTCCCGCCGAGCCAGGTGGAGCTGCTGATCGGCACGATCGACCCGGTCCGGTCGGTGCTGGCCGCGCGGACCTACGTGCGCGCGTACTTCGACCGCTTCATCCGCGGGCACGACGACCACCTGCTCGACCGGCCTTCGCCGGCCTTCCCCGAGGTCGAGTTCTTGGCTTGA